One window of the Hypanus sabinus isolate sHypSab1 chromosome 13, sHypSab1.hap1, whole genome shotgun sequence genome contains the following:
- the zcchc8 gene encoding zinc finger CCHC domain-containing protein 8 isoform X2, producing MVQILFMNNNISKQFHQEIEDFITGLVEKYEKEMKSDPEKTSFNVKPQPSSMLLEEQLKVQSLNTGKKIKEAFHVVGSVQYFTSFCLDKLGQPLLNENPQLTNGWEVPKYQQVFAQVVSLEGQEVEMKAKRPKPCCFNCGSTEHQLKDCPKPRDLARISEKRKEFNAMASDSPHSGSQQRYHAERFEKFKPGIISAELREALGMTDETLPPFIYRMRQLGYPPGWLLETQQENSGLALYDGKDTSDGEMEHDKQHPKAHFPSYDTSKLIDYAGFNTVIPKGIQDEWRQYGSIPMQTHHLKEHFAHQLNANYFATKHSSNKRSSDVDTNLDGIKKRKSEKIDTYAYDMDIDSDSEPSKPLCYIPPMPPESPINLSSPPQPKGTPPSTPPTFVPPVPPTPTRPPLPKDTPPSTPSTCSPAGHSLQDGNTQSVTPQIIDKTLDEDILSLEELEEQQRLIWAALEQTEGTVSESEGPCDSPLTKSSTSSSPAIVQPDICMEVESSDKMGSVENNFGSPVAEASSIDLTEKNISSIKDTQHREENIQPENSGIETESSRVIQDSTPTSTESLRRNGVCLEKTDRASTSANVTEVQGNRISVVPDMSKFATGITPFEYDNLSEATGTYLKLRNLLKNTPRNKMKKK from the exons ATGGTTCAGATCTTATTTATGAATAACAATATTTCAAA GCAGTTCCATCAAGAAATTGAAGACTTCATCACAGGTTTGGTAGAAAAGTatgaaaaagaaatgaaaagtgATCCTGAAAAAACATCATTTAATGTGAAGCCCCAG CCATCAAGTATGCTGTTAGAAGAGCAACTGAAAGTACAAAGTTTAAATACAGGAAAGAAAATAAAAGAGGCATTTCAT GTTGTGGGAAGTGTTCAGTACTTCACCAGCTTTTGCCTTGACAAACTTGGGCAGCCGTTGTTAAATGAGAATCCACAGCTGACAAATGGATGGGAAGTACCCAA ATATCAGCAAGTTTTTGCTCAAGTTGTATCCTTGGAGGGACAGGAAGTGGAAATGAAAGCTAAGAG GCCAAAACCTTGTTGTTTCAACTGTGGTTCAACAGAACATCAGTTAAAAGATTGTCCAAAG CCACGTGATCTTGCTCGTATTAGTGAGAAAAGAAAAGAGTTCAATGCAATGGCCAGTGATTCACCTCATTCAGGATCTCAGCAGCGGTATCATGCAGAGAGGTTTGAAAAGTTCAAACCAGGTATTATCAG TGCAGAACTCAGAGAAGCTCTTGGGATGACAGATGAAACACTTCCACCATTTATCTATCGGATGCGTCAGTTGGGTTATCCACCAGGTTGGCTGCTAGAGACTCAGCAAGAGAATTCAGGTCTTGCTTTATATGATGGAAAAG ATACAAGTGATGGTGAAATGGAGCATGACAAACAACATCCAAAAGCTCACTTTCCTTCCTATGACACAAGTAAACTAATAGATTATGCGGGGTTCAATACTGTCATTCCAAAAGGGATTCAAGAT GAATGGAGACAATACGGTTCAATTCCAATGCAAACTCATCATCTTAAGGAACACTTTGCACATCAATTGAATGCTAATTATTTTGCA ACTAAACACAGTTCAAACAAAAGGAGTTCAGATGTAGACACAAACCTTGATGGTATAAAGAAACGCAAGTCTGAAAAAATAGATACCTATGCTTATGACATGGATATTGATTCAG ATTCAGAACCTTCAAAGCCATTATGTTATATTCCACCCATGCCTCCTGAAAGCCCAATAAATTTatcatctcctcctcaacccaagGGAACACCCCCTTCTACACCACCCACATTtgtcccacctgtaccacctactcCAACCCGTCCCCCGCTTCCAAAGGACACCCCTCCGTCTACTCCTTCAACTTGTTCTCCAGCGGGACATTCACTACAAGATGGAAATACTCAGTCAGTAACTCCCCAGATTATAGACAAAACTTTGGATGAAGATATCTTATCATTGGAagagctggaggaacagcagcgGTTGATCTGGGCTGCACTGGAACAGACTGAAGGTACTGTTAGTGAGTCAGAAGGTCCTTGTGATTCTCCTTTAACCAAAAGTTCTACCAGTTCCTCACCAGCAATAGTTCAACCAGACATCTGCATGGAAGTAGAGTCGAGTGATAAAATGGGCTCAGTTGAAAATAACTTTGGGAGTCCAGTTGCTGAAGCATCTTCCATTGATTTAACAGAAAAAAATATCAGTTCAATTAAAGACACTCAGCACAGGGAAGAGAACATTCAGCCTGAGAACTCTGGAATAGAAACAGAGAGCAGTAGAGTCATTCAGGATTCTACCCCTACTTCTACAGAATCTCTCAGAAGAAATGGAGTATGTTTAGAGAAAACAGATAGGGCCAGCACTAGTGCTAATGTTACAGAAGTGCAGGGGAATAGAATTTCTGTAGTGCCTGACATGAGTAAATTTGCAACTGGAATTACTCCCTTTGAATATGACAATCTTTCCGAGGCAACCGGAACTTACCTCAAACTCAGGAACTTGTTGAAGAATACTCCAAGaaacaaaatgaaaaagaaataa
- the zcchc8 gene encoding zinc finger CCHC domain-containing protein 8 isoform X1 yields the protein MAAERMELDFGDRKLFEEFEDSKPSHIHFNSFEDVEDVAGMRKKLQECEESVDYLKAENQELKRKLNLITHPSKIVVNDSKTDGPMVQILFMNNNISKQFHQEIEDFITGLVEKYEKEMKSDPEKTSFNVKPQPSSMLLEEQLKVQSLNTGKKIKEAFHVVGSVQYFTSFCLDKLGQPLLNENPQLTNGWEVPKYQQVFAQVVSLEGQEVEMKAKRPKPCCFNCGSTEHQLKDCPKPRDLARISEKRKEFNAMASDSPHSGSQQRYHAERFEKFKPGIISAELREALGMTDETLPPFIYRMRQLGYPPGWLLETQQENSGLALYDGKDTSDGEMEHDKQHPKAHFPSYDTSKLIDYAGFNTVIPKGIQDEWRQYGSIPMQTHHLKEHFAHQLNANYFATKHSSNKRSSDVDTNLDGIKKRKSEKIDTYAYDMDIDSDSEPSKPLCYIPPMPPESPINLSSPPQPKGTPPSTPPTFVPPVPPTPTRPPLPKDTPPSTPSTCSPAGHSLQDGNTQSVTPQIIDKTLDEDILSLEELEEQQRLIWAALEQTEGTVSESEGPCDSPLTKSSTSSSPAIVQPDICMEVESSDKMGSVENNFGSPVAEASSIDLTEKNISSIKDTQHREENIQPENSGIETESSRVIQDSTPTSTESLRRNGVCLEKTDRASTSANVTEVQGNRISVVPDMSKFATGITPFEYDNLSEATGTYLKLRNLLKNTPRNKMKKK from the exons ATGGCTGCTGAGAGGATGGAACTAGATTTCGGGGACCGTAAATTGTTCGAGGAGTTTGAGGATTCAAAACCTTCGCACATTCATTTCAACAGTTTTGAGGACGTGGAGGATGTGGCGGGTATGAGGAAGAAGCTTCAAGAATGCGAGGAAAGTGTGGACTACCTGAAGGCGGAGAAT CAGGAACTTAAGAGGAAGTTGAACCTAATAACCCATCCAAG TAAAATAGTTGTGAACGACTCCAAAACAGATGGCCCAATGGTTCAGATCTTATTTATGAATAACAATATTTCAAA GCAGTTCCATCAAGAAATTGAAGACTTCATCACAGGTTTGGTAGAAAAGTatgaaaaagaaatgaaaagtgATCCTGAAAAAACATCATTTAATGTGAAGCCCCAG CCATCAAGTATGCTGTTAGAAGAGCAACTGAAAGTACAAAGTTTAAATACAGGAAAGAAAATAAAAGAGGCATTTCAT GTTGTGGGAAGTGTTCAGTACTTCACCAGCTTTTGCCTTGACAAACTTGGGCAGCCGTTGTTAAATGAGAATCCACAGCTGACAAATGGATGGGAAGTACCCAA ATATCAGCAAGTTTTTGCTCAAGTTGTATCCTTGGAGGGACAGGAAGTGGAAATGAAAGCTAAGAG GCCAAAACCTTGTTGTTTCAACTGTGGTTCAACAGAACATCAGTTAAAAGATTGTCCAAAG CCACGTGATCTTGCTCGTATTAGTGAGAAAAGAAAAGAGTTCAATGCAATGGCCAGTGATTCACCTCATTCAGGATCTCAGCAGCGGTATCATGCAGAGAGGTTTGAAAAGTTCAAACCAGGTATTATCAG TGCAGAACTCAGAGAAGCTCTTGGGATGACAGATGAAACACTTCCACCATTTATCTATCGGATGCGTCAGTTGGGTTATCCACCAGGTTGGCTGCTAGAGACTCAGCAAGAGAATTCAGGTCTTGCTTTATATGATGGAAAAG ATACAAGTGATGGTGAAATGGAGCATGACAAACAACATCCAAAAGCTCACTTTCCTTCCTATGACACAAGTAAACTAATAGATTATGCGGGGTTCAATACTGTCATTCCAAAAGGGATTCAAGAT GAATGGAGACAATACGGTTCAATTCCAATGCAAACTCATCATCTTAAGGAACACTTTGCACATCAATTGAATGCTAATTATTTTGCA ACTAAACACAGTTCAAACAAAAGGAGTTCAGATGTAGACACAAACCTTGATGGTATAAAGAAACGCAAGTCTGAAAAAATAGATACCTATGCTTATGACATGGATATTGATTCAG ATTCAGAACCTTCAAAGCCATTATGTTATATTCCACCCATGCCTCCTGAAAGCCCAATAAATTTatcatctcctcctcaacccaagGGAACACCCCCTTCTACACCACCCACATTtgtcccacctgtaccacctactcCAACCCGTCCCCCGCTTCCAAAGGACACCCCTCCGTCTACTCCTTCAACTTGTTCTCCAGCGGGACATTCACTACAAGATGGAAATACTCAGTCAGTAACTCCCCAGATTATAGACAAAACTTTGGATGAAGATATCTTATCATTGGAagagctggaggaacagcagcgGTTGATCTGGGCTGCACTGGAACAGACTGAAGGTACTGTTAGTGAGTCAGAAGGTCCTTGTGATTCTCCTTTAACCAAAAGTTCTACCAGTTCCTCACCAGCAATAGTTCAACCAGACATCTGCATGGAAGTAGAGTCGAGTGATAAAATGGGCTCAGTTGAAAATAACTTTGGGAGTCCAGTTGCTGAAGCATCTTCCATTGATTTAACAGAAAAAAATATCAGTTCAATTAAAGACACTCAGCACAGGGAAGAGAACATTCAGCCTGAGAACTCTGGAATAGAAACAGAGAGCAGTAGAGTCATTCAGGATTCTACCCCTACTTCTACAGAATCTCTCAGAAGAAATGGAGTATGTTTAGAGAAAACAGATAGGGCCAGCACTAGTGCTAATGTTACAGAAGTGCAGGGGAATAGAATTTCTGTAGTGCCTGACATGAGTAAATTTGCAACTGGAATTACTCCCTTTGAATATGACAATCTTTCCGAGGCAACCGGAACTTACCTCAAACTCAGGAACTTGTTGAAGAATACTCCAAGaaacaaaatgaaaaagaaataa
- the si:ch211-110p13.9 gene encoding uncharacterized protein si:ch211-110p13.9: MVSVERAPVCFPEWNVGVRKFRFVFLSSSNSVTLCQNFEAEENLTPLFLGADVIAKTSVRTENHPRIHAKFARRGLATKLSFSSELRFEGLKMPTMVNNLWFYSIQGLFRIAFEMYSKEQQLDVLVALQDLWKARISDPVLNEKYDVKVLRNFLGKEEFVNCLPDKWSHESSSALHPSIQPDILCSTTTSILDCTYNSIAKECDHNYCVQEASLQQTEETCIDNSLRAEILSNDPLSLKFRSIYQNFKLLPMEIQKEHEKSIISLLDFVELLISETISAQKLADMILQLLTNLKNFIIKTETTETEVNSIYCNHMLYSVSKWLGHQFYSANASISRQVEEFKTIHINKITDLPPAEELVDKLFPEAMKVLLLCWMGLDDNSALWKLQSEYPIVLLILEFANHNLITGVAHVLYSSLICK; the protein is encoded by the exons ATGGTTTCTGTTGAACGAGCCCCTGTTTGCTTTCCAGAGTGGAATGTGGGTGTCAGGAAATTTAGATTTGTTTTCCTGAGCTCGTCCAATTCGGTTACGTTGTGCCAGAACTTTGAGGCGGAG GAGAATTTAACTCCTCTTTTCCTTGGTGCTGATGTTATTGCTAAAACTAGTGTTCGCACTGAAAATCATCCAAGAATTCATGCAAAATTTGCAAGGAGAGGATTGGCAACTAAGCTCAGTTTTAGTTCAG AACTTCGATTTGAAGGACTTAAGATGCCAACCATGGTGAACAATTTATGGTTTTACAGCATTCAGGGGCTCTTTCGAATTGCTTTTGAGATGTACAGTAAGGAACAACAGCTGGATGTTCTGGTTGCCTTGCAG GATTTATGGAAAGCACGAATAAGTGACCCTGTTCTGAATGAAAAATATGATGTTAAGGTTCTACGAAATTTCCTTGGCAAAGAAGAGTTTGTAAATTGTCTTCCTGATAAATGGAGCCACGAAAGTTCCTCTGCACTACACCCAAGCATTCAACCTGATATTTTATGTAGCACAACTACTTCAATTTTAGATTGTACCTATAATAGTATTGCCAAAGAGTGTGATCATAACTACTGTGTGCAAGAAGCAAGTTTACAACAAACTGAAGAAACTTGCATAGATAACTCACTACGTGCAGAGATTTTGAGTAATGATCCTTTGTCTCTTAAGTTTAGATCAATATATCAGAACTTTAAATTATTACCAATGGAAATACAAAAGGAACATGAGAAATCAATTATATCGTTACTCGATTTTGTGGAACTCCTAATAAGTGAAACTATATCGGCACAGAAGTTGGCTGACATGATACTGCAACTTTTGACCAATCTTAAAAACTTCATTATCAAGACAGAAACCACTGAAACAGAGGTTAATTCTATTTATTGTAATCACATGCTGTACTCTGTAAGTAAATGGTTAGGACAtcagttttattctgctaatgcCTCTATTAGCAGGCAAGTAGAGGAGTTTAAAACAATCCACATCAATAAAATCACAGACTTACCACCTGCTGAAGAACTGGTGGATAAACTATTTCCTGAAGCTATGAAGGTTTTGCTGTTATGCTGGATGGGGCTTGATGACAATTCTGCCTTGTGGAAACTGCAGAGTGAATATCCAATCGTGCTGCTCATATTAGAATTTGCCAATCATAATCTAATCACTGGTGTTGCACACGTTTTATATTCTAGCTTAATCTGTAAATAA